In the genome of Mixta calida, the window AGATCCCATACTTGCGCGAACTTCGTGACCGCAGCGGGGCGGATTACGCGCATGCAGGGCGCCAGCAGGATGGCGTTCGCCACACCGTGCGGCAGGTGATATTTGCCGCCTAATGGATAGGAAAGGGCATGCACCAGATGCGTGCCGGCGTGGGCGATGGCGGCGCCGCCGTACCAGGAGGCCCAAAGCATATCGAGGCGCGCCTGCAGGTTGTGCGGCTCGGCGACGCTGGTTTCCAGGCTGGCGAACAGCTTTTTCATGCCGATGAGCGCATAGTTGTCGCTGACCGGATTGGCGACCGTGGCGGTAAAGCATTCAATCAGGTGACACAGCGTATCGATGCCGGTAGAGGAGGCAATGTGCGGCGGCATGCTGGTGGTCAGTTCCGGCGCCAGCGCCACGTAATCGGGCAACATCACTGGCGAAATAATGCCGACCTTGGTCTCCTGTTCCGGGATCGCCAGAATCGCGTTGGGCGTCGCCTCGGAACCAGTGCCGGCGGTGGTGGGGATCAGCAGCGATGTCAGGCGCGCTTCAGGCTTCACGCCCGCCAGCAGCGCTTCCAGCGTCGGCGCGTCAGGACAGCAAAGCACTGACAGCAGCTTTGCCACATCCAATACGCTGCCGCCGCCGACGCCGATCACCATATCAATCCGCCTGTCTTCAATACCGCTCAGCAGGGCGCTGACGTCGTGCTGACTCGGCTCAGGCGGCACGCCGTCCAGAATCGTCAGCCGCTCCGTCTGGCGGCGTAACCTTTCGATCAGCGCCGCGACCGCAGGAATGGCGATGATGTTTTTATCGGTCACCAGCAGCAGGTTACGCCGGTTCTGGATCAGATAGCCGATATCGTTAAGCGCCTGAAAGCCGCTGATAAGGGTGCTGTTGATGTTCATGAGGTCTGCCTTTTCTCCTTGTCACGCCGGAATCGCTGAAGCAGTTGATTGTATTTCGTCATCTTTAAATACAAGCATTGCATGGCTGCCCAATTTTATAGGGTATATCGCTTTCGATTAATTTGAGGTTGCTCACATTTAATCAATCGTGATTGAATATAATCATGTTACGGTTTTGGTTAATCATGGCCTCTTGATAAGAAAGCAGGCCTGGCGGGCGCAGAGGCGAAAGCCAATGCAGTAGAAAGGAGTGGCTATGAAAATGGTCGTCATTGCTGATGACTTTACCGGCGCCAACGACACCGGCGTTCAGCTGGCGAAGAAGGGGGCGCACACCGAAGTGATGCTCTCTGCGCGACAGAAACCGTCGCGCCATGCTGACGTACTGGTGATCAATACCGAAAGCCGCGCCTTTGATGCGGCCACGGCGGCGCAGGCGGTCACGGAAGCGCTGACGCCGTGGCGTCAGGCGGATCTGCTGATCTACAAGAAAATCGACTCCACCTTTCGCGGCAATATCGGCGCAGAGATTGAGGCGGCGCTGCGGGCCAGCGGAAAACGGCTGGCGCTGGTCGCCGCCGCGATCCCTGGCGCAGGGCGCACCACCCTGAACGGCGAGTGTCTGGTGCATCAGACGCCGCTGGCGCAAACCGAATTTGCCAGCGATCCGCGCACGCCGATTGTCGCCTCGCGTATTAAAGAAATCCTGGCACAGCAGAGCCGCCTGCCGGTAACAGAGGTGACGCTCTCAACGGTGCGCAGCGGCGAGCTGTCGGCACTGTTGCGTCATTGCCAGCGGCAGGCGCCCGCCGCCGTGGTGGTGGCCGACGCGATTACCGAACGGGATCTGGCGCTGATCACG includes:
- a CDS encoding iron-containing alcohol dehydrogenase, which translates into the protein MNINSTLISGFQALNDIGYLIQNRRNLLLVTDKNIIAIPAVAALIERLRRQTERLTILDGVPPEPSQHDVSALLSGIEDRRIDMVIGVGGGSVLDVAKLLSVLCCPDAPTLEALLAGVKPEARLTSLLIPTTAGTGSEATPNAILAIPEQETKVGIISPVMLPDYVALAPELTTSMPPHIASSTGIDTLCHLIECFTATVANPVSDNYALIGMKKLFASLETSVAEPHNLQARLDMLWASWYGGAAIAHAGTHLVHALSYPLGGKYHLPHGVANAILLAPCMRVIRPAAVTKFAQVWDLVPGADATLSDEEKSHALVDYFAALVQRLKLPASLEALGIGADLLPALVNSALEVQRLIKNVPTAVNTDLVRGVYLTLFPSSTQR